The following coding sequences lie in one Asterias amurensis chromosome 18, ASM3211899v1 genomic window:
- the LOC139950537 gene encoding uncharacterized protein has protein sequence MRSHPDEKVPRFSIAGARFQHSGGSIQLRKRRTSMTVREMMALNEANWVDTAVTIPVTSVPGTQVPVTQVLVTQVPVTQVLVTPVSIMTAVPVTPVPVTAVPVTPVPVTAVPVAPVPVTAVSVAAVSVTQAPVTPVPVSLFRADPTPATITDDSTVSSGDNIDSSFFMKLQPCILRCTSDFTQEALTWELQGRDPVHDAFYYQASEIVADAKSLGAEVVRESHILGHDDAPLQMSCSTIPYEMSDGATSDLSQPSKKTGATIDHSTQESLTFGLTSNLTEDEALSPNTRQNIVNMSVQNVITDSLEKSFKDVIETKILKNLLNETTQQGIPSAPQTRTFPDELQVRRDMTAYDRNHLKVSATDSDVDTPLIQVVKQTAQQSMSENETTTSASKEVLPVWQTNEIVTMSVEDMTESTETTAECIQSVSVETSESPDGEVSKQSNPESDQTTKVMVTLPLKKSLHWQTPETMECISKEVKEVLPVLTAFHPKTLSPTQETCVPEENVNSCANQAANLPVLTACHPKSYLPSPETFLPEKNVISCTNQAVDMPILTAYPPTPRLPTPETLLPKKNVISCTNEAVIKEVVAVSQRAGYLTPELPHTKFSHEHSMFSQEPTWSSQEPILTTSISPSHQTCSETFVSKAASNPFFTDKRKLLDKNNNFGEPPPKQFRLNSRVASSSPSHPVLLQKLTSPQPPPLLQGQPQGATPPILPQFVQQEDTLPVLRSKLQPGDGFSNTVSSPPSYHAACASWLNASNPNMSFPRVPISQCQPPEAYRSLSDRQSHQVNNSAYTLPKYPSWTRHTPIMSTYPQIPGESSVFPDLANRAVGSHPGNPQVMTNTQRLISTGSLGYTHLPPYNFSVPSNVYPQQRPTLPPPSYYSSLRPPIKELQYPASNGSSNYHPDKFGTSVDRDQILKCIRRPPPYQARQVHPTRQDPHTITNLPRRAPTDLDPRRTDRVQQLSPHAALIPAPNRETILDKRQANSLENYKKVSCLNCDVTIPPDDWNRVLMSDVVAVIENAIDLSLPQTAGKPPIILCKFCENVMHKICSSRQALLRAKTKFSSYTSPEGFLYTKKMCSTIEQLFCVNCVNCNMLVTVTPKKRLLFSKNSEKWVVANIIQEEFNIALAPDKQNRKLYLCLGCYKRVKQVGSAQVSMALAMKDFNLRMSPTSDMFKFNQRFERAGNLT, from the exons atgAGAAGCCATCCGGATGAAAAGGTTCCAAGGTTCTCAATTGCAGGAGCACGTTTTCAGCACAGTGGCGGAAGTATCCAACTGCGAAAAAGACGCACAAGTATGACAGTGAGAGAGATGATGGCTTTAAACGAAGCCAACTGGGTGGACACTGCAGTAACCATTCCTGTCACCTCAGTTCCTGGCACCCAAGTTCCTGTCACCCAAGTTCTTGTCACCCAAGTTCCTGTCACCCAAGTTCTTGTCACCCCAGTTTCTATCATGACCGCAGTTCCTGTCACCCCAGTTCCTGTCACTGCAGTTCCTGTCACCCCGGTCCCTGTCACTGCAGTTCCTGTCGCCCCAGTTCCTGTCACCGCAGTTTCTGTCGCCGCAGTTTCTGTCACCCAAGCTCCTGTCACTCCAGTTCCTGTCAGTCTTTTTAGAGCCGATCCCACTCCTGCCACTATAACTGATGACTCAACAGTTTCTTCAGGGGACAACATTGATTCGTCATTTTTCATGAAGTTACAACCGTGCATTCTTAGATGTACATCTGACTTCACTCAGGAAGCACTGACGTGGGAGTTGCAGGGAAGAGATCCTGTTCACGATGCTTTCTATTATCAAGCCTCAGAAATTGTGGCCGATGCAAAGTCGCTTGGGGCAGAAGTTGTCAGAGAGTCTCATATTCTGGGTCATGATGACGCACCTCTGCAAATGTCTTGCTCTACGATTCCATATGAAATGTCTGATGGAGCTACCTCGGACCTCTCTCAACCATCCAAGAAAACAGGTGCAACAATAGATCATTCAACCCAGGAATCACTTACTTTTGGTCTGACATCAAACTTAACTGAAGATGAAGCACTTTCACCCAATACACGTCAGAATATTGTCAACATGTCTGTTCAAAATGTGATAACAGATTCCCTTGAAAAATCGTTTAAGGATGTCATCGAGACTAAAATACTAAAGAATCTGCTGAATGAAACAACACAGCAGGGCATCCCATCAGCACCACAGACCCGAACATTTCCTGATGAGTTACAGGTCCGAAGAGATATGACAGCTTATGATAGGAACCATCTCAAGGTTTCTGCCACTGATAGCGATGTTGACACACCTTTGATACAGGTTGTCAAACAAACAGCTCAGCAATCTATGTCTGAAAATGAGACAACTACCTCAGCTTCTAAAGAGGTACTCCCAGTATGGCAGACAAATGAGATAGTCACCATGTCTGTGGAAGATATGACAGAGTCCACAGAAACCACTGCAGAGTGTATTCAATCCGTGTCAGTGGAAACCTCGGAATCACCTGATGGGGAGGTCTCGAAGCAGTCAAACCCAGAGTCTGATCAAACCACAAAGGTTATGGTCACCCTACCTCTGAAGAAGTCATTGCATTGGCAAACACCGGAAACGATGGAGTGCATCTCGAAGGAAGTCAAAGAAGTTTTGCCAGTTCTCACAGCTTTTCATCCCAAGACCCTTTCCCCGACTCAAGAGACTTGTGTGCCTGAGGAGAATGTAAACTCTTGTGCCAATCAAGCTGCAAATTTGCCAGTTCTCACAGCTTGTCACCCCAAGTCCTATTTGCCATCTCCAGAGACCTTTCTGCCTGAGAAAAATGTGATCTCTTGCACTAATCAAGCTGTAGATATGCCAATTCTCACAGCTTATCCTCCCACGCCCCGTTTGCCAACTCCAGAGACTCTTTTGCCTAAGAAGAATGTGATCTCTTGCACCAATGAAGCTGTAATCAAGGAGGTGGTTGCTGTATCACAAAGAGCTGGCTACCTCACACCTGAACTGCCCCATACTAAGTTCTCCCATGAGCATTCCATGTTCTCCCAAGAACCTACCTGGTCCTCCCAAGAACCTATTTTGACTACCTCAATCTCCCCATCCCACCAGACTTGTTCTGAAACGTTCGTCTCAAAGGCAGCGTCGAATCCCTTCTTTACAGACAAAAGGAAactccttgataaaaacaacaacttcgGGGAACCACCACCAAAACAGTTCCGCCTGAATAGCAGAGTAGCAAGCAGTTCACCAAGCCACCCTGTGTTGCTTCAGAAGTTGACTTCGCCCCAGCCACCACCGCTATTGCAAGGACAACCACAGGGTGCAACACCACCTATTCTACCTCAGTTTGTCCAACAGGAGGACACTTTGCCAGTTTTGAGAAGCAAACTACAACCTGGGGATGGTTTTTCAAATACTGTTTCTAGCCCACCTAGTTACCATGCCGCCTGTGCATCGTGGTTAAACGCCTCCAATCCCAACATGAGTTTTCCTAGGGTGCCAATTTCACAATGTCAGCCTCCGGAAGCTTATCGTTCGTTATCAGACCGGCAAAGCCATCAAGTAAATAACTCTGCTTATACTTTGCCGAAGTACCCTTCCTGGACCCGACATACACCTATCATGTCTACTTATCCCCAGATCCCAGGAGAGTCTTCAGTATTCCCCGATCTTGCCAACAGAGCCGTGGGATCCCACCCAGGCAATCCTCAAGTCATGACAAACACTCAACGTTTGATCTCCACGGGTAGTTTAGGCTACACGCATTTGCCGCCTTACAACTTCAGTGTACCTTCGAATGTGTATCCTCAACAGAGGCCCACTTTACCTCCGCCTTCCTACTATTCGAGCTTGAGACCTCCCATTAAGGAGTTGCAATATCCTGCATCTAATGGCAGCAGCAATTACCACCCGGATAAGTTTGGGACTTCTGTCGATCGGGATCAAATTCTAAAGTGTATCCGTCGACCTCCTCCTTATCAAGCCAGACAAGTCCACCCTACTCGCCAAGATCCACACACCATCACAAACTTGCCCCGAAGAGCTCCGACTGACTTAGACCCCCGGAGGACAGACAGAGTTCAACAACTGTCACCCCATGCAGCCTTAATACCGGCACCTAACAGAGAAACTATTCTGGATAAGAGG CAAGCCAATTCGCTTGAAAACTACAAGAAAGTGAGCTGCCTCAACTGCGATGTAACTATTCCGCCCGATGACTGGAACCGCGTCTTGATGTCTGATGTTGTCGCTGTCATCGAGAATGCAATAGACTTGTCGCTGCCTCAGACTGCCGGGAAACCTCCCATCATCCTATGCAAGTTCTGCGAAAACGTCATGCATAAAATTTGTAGCAGTCGGCAAGCTTTACTTCGCGCCAAGACGAAATTCAGCAGTTACACAAGTCCCGAAGGCTTCCTCTACACAAAGAAGATGTGTTCCACAATCGAGCAACTCTTCTGTGTGAATTGCGTAAACTGCAACATGCTGGTAACCGTCACGCCCAAGAAGAGGCTGCTTTTCAGTAAGAATAGCGAAAAATGGGTCGTGGCAAACATCATCCAGGAGGAGTTTAACATCGCGTTGGCGCCCGACAAGCAAAACAGGAAGCTGTATCTGTGCCTTGGCTGTTATAAAAGGGTCAAGCAGGTTGGGTCTGCACAAGTGTCGATGGCCTTGGCCATGAAGGACTTCAATCTACGCATGTCGCCTACGAGTGACATGTTCAAGTTTAACCAGCGCTTTGAGAGAGCTGGTAATTTGACTTAA
- the LOC139950538 gene encoding uncharacterized protein, with protein MSYIPSQHREVSRSTMGNKEQHDESSGSPSINGETAKQSRCGRAIKNPLGSQDFMIGTKAKYGQKLLPKDKASGLKISIKCDREQVASKSDLAVYEIPEVNRMKLALADLKSKKFQTVTEAARFWKVNRRSLFGRHSGKYKHDGRGCPRYMSAEDEQKVAGWVSRIRQQGFDIKPVMVLNIVPTLFDKKKKNPFNGKSKRPSGRWFNTFLKRHFNTNHFENLEMSVVRALCDHEVTKEVVTKWFCELRSYLSDLDLLDKPDSIWHYCEIPLQFARTSADSERDFDVSIGIGVNASGLVLPPFFIYKEGKHTQVPTDWNPLAGAPSGSRAFVLANRGDVRELHQDWIQKLFTPEIKKDGPVLLLLNCGHMGINYKTHLTLFQNNIHLFRLLPKARSLFCPLDCEDDSDTSFKTRFLHKLTEISYMNNIPLDLNNTPRLINSLWETGIRPQEIQSSFEMSGIYPLDRSMVDDNRLDEFREQPPEPVVFERRVPQARRHKTPPKTQSKLPHSPRGEALDEPTELRLIQESVLARDPKMNDLYLSRLLFSRLDSKLDKPTKLMYRKCLRNKQDVVEAPIYDLWKELYTEGFQTEPTEKVVVVSQEHSYSHKEIVSSCSSPQSPPGLTQELASAGVATVTRETICPLCEEQFTDDIDESVRCSGTCQRLFHISCLPAEIVTPMILEDKDMYCPQCCS; from the coding sequence ATGAGCTACATTCCTTCACAACATCGTGAGGTTTCGAGGAGCACAATGGGCAATAAGGAACAGCATGATGAATCTTCTGGGAGTCCAAGCATAAATGGGGAGACTGCTAAACAGTCTAGGTGCGGGAGAGCTATCAAGAATCCGCTTGGTAGCCAAGATTTCATGATCGGGACGAAAGCAAAGTACGGACAAAAACTACTCCCAAAGGATAAAGCgtcaggtctcaaaatcagtATAAAGTGTGACAGAGAACAGGTGGCCTCAAAATCAGACCTTGCGGTGTATGAGATTCCAGAAGTTAACAGGATGAAACTTGCTTTAGCCGATCTTAAAAGCAAGAAGTTCCAAACTGTCACGGAAGCCGCTAGGTTCTGGAAAGTCAATAGGAGATCTTTATTTGGCAGACATAGTGGTAAATATAAACATGACGGAAGAGGTTGCCCGAGGTATATGTCAGCTGAAGATGAGCAGAAGGTCGCAGGATGGGTGTCAAGAATCCGTCAACAGGGTTTTGACATCAAGCCAGTCATGGTACTGAATATAGTACCAACACTTTTCgacaagaaaaagaagaatCCGTTCAATGGTAAGAGTAAGAGGCCCTCAGGAAGGTGGTTCAATACATTTTTAAAGCGCCACTTCAATACAAATCATTTTGAGAACTTGGAAATGTCAGTAGTGCGCGCTCTCTGCGACCATGAGGTCACAAAAGAGGTGGTGACAAAGTGGTTCTGCGAGCTTCGCAGTTACCTCTCAGATCTTGACTTGTTGGACAAACCAGACTCCATCTGGCACTATTGTGAAATTCCATTGCAGTTTGCGAGGACGTCGGCAGATAGTGAGAGAGACTTTGATGTTTCAATCGGGATCGGGGTCAACGCTTCTGGGTTAGTTCTCCCTCCGTTCTTCATCTACAAAGAAGGGAAACACACGCAAGTCCCCACAGACTGGAATCCACTAGCTGGGGCACCGAGTGGATCAAGGGCCTTCGTTCTTGCTAATAGGGGTGACGTCAGAGAGCTTCACCAGGACTGGATACAAAAGCTCTTCACCCCAGAGATAAAAAAAGATGGCCCTGTTCTCTTACTCCTCAACTGCGGACACATGGGAATAAACTACAAGACACACCTCACACTTTTCCAGAATAACATCCATTTGTTCCGACTTTTGCCAAAGGCCAGAAGCCTGTTCTGTCCGCTGGATTGTGAAGATGACAGCGACACTAGTTTCAAGACGAGATTTCTACACAAGCTGACGGAGATAAGCTACATGAATAATATTCCCCTCGACCTGAACAATACTCCCCGGCTTATTAACAGTTTATGGGAAACGGGCATCAGACCCCAAGAGATTCAGAGCTCCTTTGAAATGTCTGGGATTTACCCTTTGGATCGGAGCATGGTGGATGACAATCGCTTGGATGAGTTTCGTGAACAGCCGCCAGAGCCTGTTGTTTTTGAACGACGTGTACCTCAAGCTCGCCGGCATAAAACACCGCCTAAGACTCAATCAAAACTACCTCACAGTCCTCGCGGTGAAGCCCTGGATGAGCCGACTGAACTTCGGTTGATACAAGAATCTGTTCTCGCTAGAGATCCTAAAATGAATGACTTGTATCTCTCACGACTCTTGTTTTCAAGACTGGACTCAAAACTGGACAAACCAACCAAACTGATGTATCGTAAATGCTTGAGAAATAAGCAGGACGTCGTCGAAGCTCCCATCTATGACCTCTGGAAAGAACTTTACACGGAAGGCTTTCAAACGGAACCAACGGAGAAAGTGGTAGTTGTGAGTCAAGAGCATAGTTACAGCCACAAAGAGATTGTTTCTTCTTGTAGCTCCCCGCAATCTCCACCAGGACTAACCCAGGAGTTGGCTTCAGCGGGGGTAGCAACGGTTACCAGGGAAACAATCTGTCCGCTTTGCGAAGAGCAGTTCACTGATGATATTGATGAGTCGGTGAGGTGCTCTGGGACCTGCCAACGATTGTTCCACATCAGCTGTCTCCCGGCAGAGATAGTTACTCCTATGATCTTGGAGGACAAAGATATGTACTGCCCTCAGTGTTGCAGTTAG